The Vibrio tarriae genome includes a window with the following:
- the bioF gene encoding 8-amino-7-oxononanoate synthase, whose protein sequence is MTLRFKSRIEQALNEREHSGLTRRLQLLERSAQGELIQQDRTYLNFSSNDYLGLASDAELVQAWQTGLARFGAGSGASPMVTGFSSAHAELEHELCQWLGYERAILFSSGFSANQALLFTLLEKEDLLLQDKLNHASLMEAGMLSPATMKRFKHNDTDHLRQLLNEQSNSLVVTEGVFSMDGDCAPLAQIATLVKQRAWLMVDDAHGIGVLGEDGAGSCQAAGIHPEILVVTFGKAFGLAGAAVLCDAHVGDYLTQFARHHVYSTAMPPAQAHALTHAARMIQSQSWRREKLAELMACFDEWCSDTPGYVSTSTPIKPWLLGSSEQAMAASHQLKQQGIWVSAIRPPTVPVGSARLRITLTAAHSKQQVRYLAEQLQRVMEKRA, encoded by the coding sequence ATGACGCTGCGCTTTAAGTCGCGGATTGAGCAAGCTCTGAATGAGCGTGAACATTCAGGGCTGACGCGCCGTCTTCAGCTTTTAGAGCGAAGCGCACAAGGGGAACTGATTCAGCAAGATCGTACTTACCTGAACTTCTCAAGCAACGATTACCTTGGTTTAGCCAGTGATGCTGAGTTAGTGCAGGCTTGGCAAACAGGTCTGGCGCGCTTTGGCGCAGGCAGTGGCGCTTCGCCGATGGTGACTGGTTTTAGCTCCGCCCATGCTGAGTTAGAGCATGAGTTGTGTCAATGGCTTGGTTACGAGCGGGCGATCTTGTTCAGTTCAGGCTTTAGTGCCAATCAAGCCCTGTTGTTTACTTTGCTCGAAAAAGAAGACTTGCTGCTGCAAGACAAACTGAATCATGCCTCCTTGATGGAAGCGGGTATGTTAAGTCCTGCCACCATGAAACGCTTTAAGCACAATGATACAGATCATCTTCGCCAATTACTGAATGAGCAGAGCAACAGCTTAGTGGTGACGGAAGGGGTGTTTAGTATGGATGGCGATTGCGCACCCTTGGCGCAAATTGCAACTTTGGTGAAACAGCGCGCGTGGTTGATGGTGGATGATGCGCACGGCATTGGTGTGCTTGGAGAGGATGGGGCGGGGAGCTGTCAAGCAGCAGGGATTCATCCCGAGATTCTGGTCGTTACTTTTGGTAAAGCTTTTGGGTTAGCAGGTGCGGCGGTGTTGTGTGATGCACACGTTGGCGATTATCTGACGCAATTTGCACGCCACCATGTGTATTCCACCGCTATGCCTCCGGCACAAGCGCATGCTCTGACTCATGCTGCGCGGATGATCCAAAGTCAGTCTTGGCGTAGAGAAAAACTGGCTGAGCTGATGGCGTGTTTTGATGAATGGTGTAGTGACACGCCGGGTTATGTGTCGACGTCAACGCCAATCAAACCTTGGCTATTAGGCAGCAGCGAGCAAGCAATGGCGGCATCCCATCAACTGAAACAGCAAGGTATTTGGGTGAGTGCAATCCGCCCACCGACTGTGCCAGTCGGTAGCGCGCGATTACGCATTACCTTGACAGCAGCACACTCAAAGCAACAAGTCCGCTATCTGGCTGAACAGTTACAAAGAGTGATGGAGAAGCGCGCATGA
- the bioB gene encoding biotin synthase BioB: MEVRHNWTVAEVKALLDKPFMDLLFEAQQVHRLHHPHNHVQVSTLLSIKTGACPEDCKYCPQSAHYRTDVDKERLMEVERVLDAAQKAKNSGSTRFCMGAAWKNPKERDMPLLKEMIRGVKDMGLETCMTLGMLTPDQAQQLAQAGLDYYNHNLDTSPEFYGSIITTRTYQDRLDTLSHVRDAGMKICSGGIIGMGESTNDRAGLLVELANLSTHPESVPINMLVKVKGTPLEQVDDVEPFDFVRLIAVARIMMPKSAVRLSAGREKMNEQMQALCFMAGANSIFYGCKLLTTPNPAEDSDMLLFKKLGINREQVAQKPDEITENELLDRVVERVAARPTASDLFYDAAL; this comes from the coding sequence GTGGAAGTTCGTCATAACTGGACGGTCGCTGAGGTCAAAGCGTTACTGGATAAACCTTTTATGGATCTGCTGTTTGAAGCGCAGCAGGTGCATCGTCTTCATCATCCGCACAACCATGTGCAGGTCAGCACGCTGCTGTCGATCAAAACCGGCGCTTGTCCAGAAGATTGCAAATATTGCCCGCAAAGTGCTCACTATCGTACGGATGTAGATAAAGAGCGTTTGATGGAAGTCGAGCGCGTATTGGATGCGGCGCAAAAAGCCAAAAATTCAGGCTCGACCCGTTTTTGTATGGGCGCGGCGTGGAAGAATCCGAAAGAGCGTGATATGCCGCTGCTCAAAGAGATGATCCGCGGCGTCAAGGATATGGGGCTAGAAACCTGTATGACGCTGGGTATGCTGACGCCAGATCAAGCGCAGCAATTGGCGCAAGCGGGGCTGGATTATTACAACCACAACCTTGATACCTCGCCTGAATTTTACGGCAGCATCATCACTACACGCACATACCAAGACCGCTTAGATACCTTGTCGCACGTGCGTGATGCTGGGATGAAGATCTGCTCAGGGGGGATTATTGGTATGGGTGAAAGCACCAATGACCGCGCTGGGTTATTGGTTGAGCTGGCGAACTTATCGACCCATCCTGAAAGTGTACCGATCAACATGCTAGTCAAAGTGAAAGGTACGCCACTGGAACAAGTAGATGATGTGGAACCCTTCGATTTTGTGCGTTTGATTGCGGTAGCACGCATTATGATGCCGAAATCCGCGGTTCGTCTTTCAGCCGGACGTGAGAAGATGAATGAGCAGATGCAGGCACTGTGCTTTATGGCCGGAGCCAATTCGATTTTCTACGGTTGCAAACTGCTGACCACCCCCAACCCAGCAGAAGATAGCGATATGCTGCTGTTTAAAAAGCTAGGTATTAATCGTGAACAAGTGGCGCAAAAGCCCGATGAAATCACGGAAAATGAACTGCTGGATCGTGTCGTTGAACGCGTAGCAGCGCGCCCAACCGCCAGCGATTTATTCTATGACGCTGCGCTTTAA
- the bioA gene encoding adenosylmethionine--8-amino-7-oxononanoate transaminase, whose protein sequence is MDLAFDRCHIWHPYTSTLTPLTCYPVSRADGVMITLEDGRSLVDGMSSWWAAIHGYNHPTLNQAAHQQIERMSHIMFGGLTHQPAIELCKKLLKLAPNNLQQVFLADSGSVAVEVSLKMALQYWHSKGQPRAKFLTLRHGYHGDTFAAMSVTDPDNSMHSLYKGFLPEHIFSNSPEGGFFDAWDDRDIADFRDKLAEHHHQIAAVILEPIVQGAGGMRIYHPEFLRQVRALCDEFGVLLILDEIATGFGRTGKLFACEHAGIQPDILCVGKALTGGYMTLSATLTTQQVADTVCAGEAGCFMHGPTFMGNPLACAVASASLSLIEQGDWQQQVANIEAFFAEHLPKLNNFPLVKQTRWLGAIGVVETHFPVNMEVIQALFVEYGVWIRPFGRLIYLMPPYISQPEHLQKLVDAIAAALSQPDCFKQ, encoded by the coding sequence ATGGATTTAGCCTTCGACCGTTGCCATATCTGGCATCCCTACACCTCTACTCTAACACCTCTGACCTGTTATCCGGTAAGCCGAGCCGATGGCGTAATGATCACGCTTGAGGATGGACGCAGCTTAGTTGACGGCATGTCCTCTTGGTGGGCGGCGATCCACGGTTATAATCACCCCACACTCAACCAAGCGGCGCACCAGCAGATTGAGCGGATGTCACACATCATGTTTGGTGGGTTAACTCATCAACCCGCGATTGAGCTTTGCAAAAAGCTGCTCAAACTCGCGCCCAACAATTTACAGCAAGTGTTTCTCGCCGATTCAGGTTCGGTCGCCGTAGAAGTGAGCCTGAAAATGGCGTTGCAGTATTGGCACAGTAAAGGTCAGCCGAGAGCAAAGTTTCTCACCCTACGTCACGGCTATCACGGCGATACCTTCGCCGCAATGTCAGTGACCGATCCGGATAACTCCATGCACAGCCTGTACAAGGGTTTTCTGCCCGAGCATATTTTCTCTAACTCGCCAGAAGGTGGATTTTTTGATGCATGGGATGATCGTGATATTGCCGATTTTCGTGACAAACTTGCTGAACACCACCACCAGATTGCCGCCGTAATTCTTGAGCCTATCGTGCAAGGCGCTGGGGGTATGCGCATCTATCACCCTGAGTTTTTACGCCAAGTGCGCGCTTTGTGTGATGAATTTGGTGTGCTGCTGATTTTGGATGAGATTGCGACCGGCTTTGGCCGCACAGGCAAACTCTTTGCCTGTGAACATGCGGGAATTCAACCGGATATTCTCTGTGTGGGCAAGGCACTCACTGGCGGATACATGACGCTATCCGCTACCCTCACTACCCAACAAGTGGCCGATACCGTCTGCGCAGGAGAAGCGGGTTGTTTTATGCATGGCCCTACTTTTATGGGCAATCCGCTGGCTTGCGCGGTGGCGAGTGCGAGTTTATCGCTGATTGAGCAAGGCGATTGGCAACAGCAAGTCGCGAACATTGAAGCGTTTTTTGCCGAACATCTACCTAAACTCAATAATTTTCCACTGGTGAAACAGACTCGTTGGCTAGGTGCGATTGGGGTGGTGGAGACACATTTTCCGGTCAATATGGAGGTGATTCAGGCTCTCTTTGTAGAGTATGGTGTTTGGATCCGCCCCTTTGGTCGGTTGATTTACCTAATGCCACCCTATATTAGTCAACCTGAACATCTGCAAAAACTGGTGGATGCCATTGCAGCCGCGTTAAGCCAACCAGACTGCTTTAAACAATAG
- the serS gene encoding serine--tRNA ligase, producing the protein MLDSKLLRTELDETAAKLARRGFKLDVETIRTLEEQRKSIQVEVENLQSTRNSISKQIGQLMASGDKAGAEAVKQQIGTLGDDLDAKKVELDAVMAQLDAITQTVPNIPDDAVPNGKDDSENVEVSRWGTPKTYDFEVKDHVDLGEMGDGLDFASATKITGARFVVMKGQFARLHRAIAQFMLDLHTDQHGYTELYVPYLVNAETLFGTGQLPKFGQDLFHTEPLTEKASDEEPRRLSLIPTAEVPVTNLVRDTILDEAELPLKMTAHTPCFRSEAGSYGRDTRGLIRMHQFDKVELVQITRPEDSMAALEELTGHAEKVLQLLELPYRKVILCTGDMGFGSCKTYDLEVWVPAQKTYREISSCSNMWDFQARRMQARFRRKGEKKPELVHTLNGSGLAVGRTMVAILENYQEADGRIVIPAVLQKYMGGLTHIG; encoded by the coding sequence ATGCTGGATTCTAAATTACTTCGTACTGAGCTGGACGAAACAGCTGCAAAATTGGCACGTCGCGGTTTTAAACTCGACGTGGAGACTATCCGTACTCTTGAAGAACAACGTAAGTCCATTCAAGTAGAAGTTGAGAATTTACAATCCACGCGTAACTCCATCTCCAAGCAAATCGGTCAACTGATGGCGTCTGGCGACAAAGCGGGCGCAGAAGCGGTTAAGCAACAAATCGGCACCTTGGGTGACGATCTGGATGCGAAAAAAGTTGAACTGGATGCGGTTATGGCGCAATTGGATGCGATCACCCAAACCGTGCCTAACATTCCAGACGATGCAGTGCCAAACGGTAAAGACGACAGCGAAAACGTAGAAGTTTCTCGTTGGGGAACACCAAAAACTTATGATTTTGAAGTGAAAGATCATGTGGATTTGGGCGAAATGGGCGACGGTCTGGATTTCGCTAGCGCAACCAAGATCACGGGTGCGCGTTTTGTGGTGATGAAAGGTCAATTTGCTCGTTTGCACCGTGCTATCGCACAGTTCATGTTGGATCTGCACACCGATCAACACGGTTACACTGAGCTGTATGTACCTTACCTAGTGAACGCGGAAACGCTGTTCGGTACAGGTCAATTACCAAAATTCGGTCAGGATCTATTCCACACTGAGCCTCTGACTGAGAAAGCCAGTGATGAAGAGCCACGCCGTCTGTCACTGATCCCAACCGCAGAAGTGCCAGTGACTAACTTAGTGCGTGACACCATTTTGGATGAAGCTGAACTGCCTCTGAAAATGACCGCACACACGCCTTGTTTCCGCTCTGAGGCGGGTTCTTATGGTCGTGATACTCGTGGTCTGATCCGTATGCACCAGTTTGACAAAGTGGAACTGGTACAAATCACTCGCCCTGAAGATTCCATGGCGGCATTGGAAGAGCTGACTGGCCATGCAGAAAAAGTTCTGCAACTGCTGGAGCTGCCTTACCGCAAAGTGATTCTGTGTACGGGCGACATGGGCTTTGGCTCGTGCAAAACTTACGACTTGGAAGTTTGGGTTCCAGCGCAGAAGACGTACCGTGAAATCTCTTCTTGTTCAAACATGTGGGATTTCCAAGCGCGTCGTATGCAAGCGCGTTTCCGCCGCAAAGGTGAGAAGAAGCCTGAATTGGTGCACACACTGAACGGTTCTGGTTTGGCAGTGGGTCGTACCATGGTCGCGATTTTGGAAAACTACCAAGAAGCCGATGGTCGTATTGTGATTCCTGCGGTACTGCAAAAGTACATGGGCGGTTTAACCCATATCGGTTAA